The following coding sequences are from one Saprospiraceae bacterium window:
- a CDS encoding slipin family protein — protein MAIFKRQLQVKPNTIGYLYRDNNFEQTLNSGYHEFWDFKNRIELFSLPTTSKLICVTNQEVLTKDNVALRFSFNILYKITDGQKLLTQFSLDRQTVYIIQELEQRICNIVQIFLRDRIAEMDSETLNEKRNELTEFKTEEMENQVAQFGVTIEQAQLKDLTFPKTIQDLFSKHLEAKVRAKADLENARTAVATARTLKNASELMKGDDNIKFFQLLETIGKIAEKGKHTFNFGDITQMAKNENGK, from the coding sequence ATGGCAATTTTTAAAAGGCAGTTACAAGTAAAACCAAATACAATTGGTTATTTGTATAGAGACAATAACTTTGAACAAACATTAAATTCAGGCTATCACGAATTTTGGGACTTTAAAAACCGAATTGAATTATTTAGTTTGCCAACAACAAGCAAACTTATTTGTGTGACAAATCAAGAAGTTTTGACAAAAGATAATGTTGCTCTACGCTTTTCATTCAATATACTTTATAAAATCACAGATGGACAAAAACTTTTAACTCAATTTTCGTTAGACAGACAAACTGTCTATATTATTCAAGAATTGGAACAAAGAATTTGTAACATTGTTCAAATATTTTTAAGAGATAGAATTGCTGAAATGGACAGTGAAACTTTGAATGAAAAACGCAATGAATTAACAGAATTCAAAACTGAAGAAATGGAAAATCAAGTTGCTCAATTTGGAGTAACAATTGAACAAGCTCAATTAAAAGACTTAACATTTCCTAAAACAATTCAAGACCTTTTTTCTAAACACTTGGAAGCAAAGGTCAGAGCAAAGGCAGACCTTGAAAATGCAAGAACAGCAGTTGCAACAGCACGAACTTTAAAAAATGCTTCTGAACTTATGAAAGGAGATGACAATATAAAATTCTTCCAACTTTTAGAAACTATTGGAAAAATTGCAGAGAAAGGAAAACATACTTTTAACTTTGGAGACATAACACAAATGGCAAAGAACGAAAATGGGAAATAA